In Dysidea avara chromosome 3, odDysAvar1.4, whole genome shotgun sequence, a single window of DNA contains:
- the LOC136249234 gene encoding phospholipase ABHD3-like: protein MVSQEPDSALAWSWPQFYFSDSPDDSLKDGKGANYWLWWIGIGIAYITYYLTMVVAKPKVICSGKALKEIIVEHCPIFYECYWPVVWAFNSHIMTVIRARIQYSPKVEYQRDILPLKDGGQLALDWLKMDPEDPSLPVMIIMPGLTGHSHDNYIRYLVKDGQSQGYRPVVFNQRGNGGLELLTPRGYCAANTEDLREVVDHVINRYPGVPIVGVGVSLGAMLLTRYLAETGEESKLAGVIAVSGIWDSIVSSNGLEQFPSRQIYNRYLAWSLRQLVKRNIPTITEKFSYSSLPYDVDEILKGTLISEFDRSFTIKVFGYPTLTDYYKDSSNKYRLHRVKKPLICLQAEDDPFAPQKTIPFTKFEENENTILITTAYGGHFGFMEGIIPFGMSWMNRAVQQSLVALKHVPIS, encoded by the exons ATGGTTTCCCAAGAGCCAGATAGTGCATTGGCGTGGTCCTGGCCTCAGTTTTATTTCAGCGATTCACCAGATGATAGTTTGAAAGATGGGAAGGGCGCTAACTACTGGCTGTGGTGGATTGGAATAGGAATTGCCTACATCACGTACTACCTCACTATGGTGGTGGCCAAGCCTAAGGTTATATGTAGCGGAAAAGCGTTAAAGGAGATCATTGTTGAGCATTGCCCTATCTTCTACGAGTGTTACTGGCCAGTAGTGTGGGCGTTTAACAGTCATATCATGACTGTGATTCGCGCTAGGATTCAGTACAGTCCAAAAGTTGAATACCAGAG GGATATCTTACCATTAAAAGATGGAGGTCAGTTGGCACTGGACTGGCTAAAAATGGACCCAGAGGACCCCAGTCTACCAGTAATGATCATAATGCCTGGATTAACTG GTCACAGCCATGACAACTACATCAGATACTTAGTGAAGGATGGGCAATCACAAGGTTACAG GCCAGTTGTTTTCAATCAAAGAGGCAATGGAGGATTGGAATTGTTG ACCCCTCGTGGTTATTGTGCTGCTAATACTGAAGATCTTCGTGAAGTTGTGGATCATGTGATTAACAGATATCCTGGCGTACCCATTGTGGGAGTGGGTGTGTCTTTAGGAGC GATGCTGTTGACAAGGTACTTGGCTGAGACTGGAGAAGAATCAAAACTGGCAGGTGTCATTGCTGTGTCTGGGATCTGGGACTCCATAGTATCCTCCAATGGACTAGAGCAGTTCCCAAGTAGACAAATATACAACCGGTACCTGGCTTGGTCTTTGAGACAGTTAGTGAAGAG GAATATTCCTACAATTACGGAGAAGTTCTCGTATTCATCACTTCCATATGATGTTGACGAAATCTTAAAG GGTACACTGATCTCAGAGTTTGATCGCAGTTTCACCATCAAAGTGTTCGGCTACCCAACCCTCACTGATTACTACAAAGATTCCAGTAACAAATACAGACTACACAGGGTCAAGAAACCACTGATCTGTCTGCAAGCTGAGGATGATCCCTTTGCTCCTCAAAAAA CTATACCATTCACAAAATTTGAAGAGAATGAAAACACTATCCTGATCACTACAGCTTATGGAGGACATTTTGGTTTCATGGAGGGGATTATACCATTTGGCATGTCGTGGATGAACCGAGCTGTACAACAATCCCTAGTGGCATTAAAACATGTCCCTATTTCATAG